A window of the Gossypium hirsutum isolate 1008001.06 chromosome A05, Gossypium_hirsutum_v2.1, whole genome shotgun sequence genome harbors these coding sequences:
- the LOC107939594 gene encoding uncharacterized protein isoform X3, translating to MHILIIPKSKDGLTGLSKVPQRSDTSRGVYVFSDMNPYVRHQNPLKEGQELLRKGLLSEAVLALEAEVMKNPENAEGWRLIGITHAEVMKNPENAEGWRLLGITHAENDDDQQFEWALQHPQESAAVRQAAATFKSFSGVTNKIKLAYTMLALPALQSLNITVNYFSTKYTNHSASCPRLPEKMKVKVSPMDELPCYTEPNEFENKQCPCILYASLFIVSDIYFVLLIF from the exons GTTCCTCAGCGGTCGGACACTTCAAGGGGTGTCTATGTATTTTCTGATATGAATCCATATGTTCGTCATCAAAATCCTTTAAAAGAAGGTCAAGAGCTATTGAGGAAAGGACTTTTGAGTGAAGCAGTGCTTGCCCTAGAGGCTGAAGTTATGAAAAATCCTGAGAATGCTGAAGGTTGGAGATTGATAGGAATAACCCAT GCTGAAGTTATGAAAAATCCTGAGAATGCTGAAGGTTGGAGATTGCTAGGAATAACCCATGCCGAAAATGATGATGACCAGCAG TTTGAGTGGGCCTTGCAGCATCCTCAAGAATCAGCGGCTGTGAGGCAAGCAGCTGCAACATTTAAATCCTTCTCTGGTGTCACCAATAAGATAAAACTTGCATATACGATGCTCGCCCTCCCTGCCTTGCAGAG CTTGAACATCACGGTAAACTACTTCTCAACCAAATACACAAATCATTCTGCTAGTTGCCCACGCTTGCCGGAGAAGATGAAAGTTAAAGTTTCACCAATGGATGAGCTCCCCTGCTATACTGAACCAAACGAGTTTGAAAATAAACAATGCCCCTGTATTTTGTATGCGTCTTTATTTATAGTTTCAGATATATACTTcgttttactaatattttaa
- the LOC121203352 gene encoding regulatory-associated protein of TOR 1-like, whose translation MAAEICLSQLPLLVEDPNAEFQPSSFFTDQLIAFEVCLDHGSEHKKPPEQLPIVVQVLLSQCHRIRALVLLGRFLDMGPWAVDLVVL comes from the exons ATGGCTGCTGAAATTTGCCTTTCTCAGCTTCCATTGTTGGTTGAGGATCCTAATGCAGAGTTCCAG cCAAGTTCATTTTTCACTGACCAGCTGATAGCCTTTGAGGTATGCCTTGACCATGGATCTGAGCATAAAAAGCCACCAGAGCAATTGCCTATTGTGGTTCAG GTTTTGCTTAGTCAATGTCATCGAATCCGTGCTCTAGTTCTTCTTGGAAGATTCCTTGATATGGGACCATGGGCCGTAGATCTGGTAGTTCTTTAG
- the LOC121203258 gene encoding double-stranded RNA-binding protein 3-like, whose amino-acid sequence MECWTDPFSMAPQKAVETIWKNLRDQYEMWQPKARSKVEVDPIVDEVKKHCNTCCRYAKSESFISLQWTWCSKANCKW is encoded by the exons ATGGAGTGCTGGACTG ACCCTTTTTCTATGGCACCACAAAAAGCAGTGGAAACTATTTGGAAAAACTTGAGAGATCAATATGAGATGTGGCAGCCCAAG GCTCGCAGTAAGGTTGAAGTTGATCCTATAGTGGATGAAGTGAAGAAACATTGTAATACATGTTGCAGATATGCCAAGTCAGAGAGTTTTATTTCATTGCAATGGACATGGTGTTCCAAAGCCAACTGCAAATGGTGA